In the Deltaproteobacteria bacterium genome, GTCGTCGCTGAAGATCAGAGCCCGGAGGCGGGTCCGGACTTCCACGACCTCTTGCCCGTCGACAAGGGGGTAGCGGCGCTGGGCAAAGACCCAGAGCACTTTTCGATCTTCGACTTTCAAAACGCCCTTGTCCACCAAGCCTTGGAGAACCCGGTCCTGCGGGTTTCCGGCTTCCGAGGCGACTTCCTGCAGCCAGTGGCCGACCGGTCGGGGAGCAGCTTTTTCCGCCTTGATGCGGCGGAGAATGTCGTCCAGAAGGGAGTCGTGCATGGGGCGACTGTCCACCAGGACCAGGGCGTGCTGGTCTGTGTCGATGCGGTTGGCCAAGGCCAGTTCCAGGAGCAGGGCCCCGGCCAGGGCCG is a window encoding:
- a CDS encoding GPP34 family phosphoprotein, whose protein sequence is MLTFAEEILLLNLDDKKGTFRHLPEEALRTALAGALLLELALANRIDTDQHALVLVDSRPMHDSLLDDILRRIKAEKAAPRPVGHWLQEVASEAGNPQDRVLQGLVDKGVLKVEDRKVLWVFAQRRYPLVDGQEVVEVRTRLRALIFSDD